From one Coffea eugenioides isolate CCC68of chromosome 11, Ceug_1.0, whole genome shotgun sequence genomic stretch:
- the LOC113752795 gene encoding uncharacterized protein LOC113752795, with amino-acid sequence MAKLLQDLVYQEESPSIYTTALSGITLLFLAYLGISETLGNHLKYSKFWNVNSQKSGGGIKLPSRTGMLLLYSPAAVADLASFLIFPGGGIRFLMLKLAITIHFSKRVLNYDF; translated from the coding sequence ATGGCGAAACTGTTGCAGGATCTTGTGTACCAGGAAGAATCTCCTTCGATTTACACAACAGCCCTATCTGGGATAACTCTCTTGTTTTTGGCTTACTTGGGTATCTCAGAAACCTTGGGAAATCACCTCAAGTACTCCAAATTCTGGAACGTCAATTCACAGAAATCTGGAGGGGGAATCAAACTACCCAGCAGAACTGGGATGCTTCTACTCTACAGCCCAGCAGCCGTTGCGGATCTTGCTTCATTTCTGATCTTCCCCGGTGGTGGAATCAggttcttgatgctcaaattAGCTATTACCATTCACTTCTCCAAGAGGGTCCTAAATTATGATTTCTGA
- the LOC113753046 gene encoding ubiquitin-conjugating enzyme E2 2 has product MSTPARKRLMRDFKRLQQDPPAGISGAPYDNNITLWNAVIFGPDDTPWDGGTFKLTLQFTEDYPNKPPTVRFISRMFHPNIYADGSICLDILQNQWSPIYDVAAILTSIQSLLCDPNPNSPANSEAARLFSENKREYNRKVREIVEQSWTAD; this is encoded by the exons ATGTCGACGCCGGCGAGGAAGAGACTGATGAGGGATTTCAAGCGTTTACAGCAGGACCCTCCTGCCGGCATCAGTGGTGCCCCTTACGATAACAATATAACGCTTTGGAACGCTGTTATATTTGG CCCAGACGACACTCCTTGGGATGGAG GTACGTTTAAGTTGACACTTCAGTTTACTGAGGATTATCCAAATAAGCCACCGACAGTGCGGTTCATTTCAAGAATGTTTCACCCAAATA TTTATGCTGATGGAAGTATTTGCTTGGACATTCTGCAAAATCAGTGGAGTCCGATTTATGATGTAGCAGCTATACTTACATCTATTCAG TCGCTGCTTTGTGATCCAAATCCTAACTCGCCAGCCAACTCTGAAGCAGCAAGGTTGTTTAGTGAGAATAAACGTGAATACAACAGGAAGGTGCGTGAGATAGTTGAACAGAGCTGGACAGCCGACTAG
- the LOC113751142 gene encoding translation factor GUF1 homolog, mitochondrial isoform X2: MVSLSRASKTLKSKYAQFSHFIFIGRANNGTAPVANSCNSRLVSPYCQLGWGQNAFFCSHSCRHSIKDGSSIDLSQYPCDKIRNFSIIAHVDHGKSTLADRLLELTGTIRKGHGQPQYLDKLQVERERGITVKAQTATMFHKHNFLGSDTYFLLNLIDTPGHVDFSYEVSRSLAACQGALLVVDAAQGVQAQTVANFYLAFESNLAIIPVINKIDQPTADPDRVKAQLKSMFDLDPSDALLTSAKTGQGLEKVLPAVIERIPPPPGKSNSPLRMLLLDSYYDEYKGVICHVAVVDGAVRKGDKISSAATGRSYEISDVGIMHPELIPTGVLLTGQVGYVVSGMRSTKEARVGDTLHHCRSTVEPLPGFKPAKHMVFSGLYPADGSDFEALNHAIERLMCNDASVSVTKETSSALGMGFRCGFLGLLHMDVFHQRLEQEHEAHVISTVPTVPYIFEYSDGRYVGSVITLCSERRGEQLEYSFIDSQRAFMKYRLPLREIVVDFYNELKSITSGYASFDYEDAGYQTSDLVKLDVLLNGQSVDAMATIVHKSKAQRVGRELVEKLKKFIDRQMFEITIQAAIGSKVIARETLSAMRKNVLAKCYGGDVTRKRKLLEKQKEGKRRMKRVGSVDIPQEAFHELLKSS, from the exons ATGGTCTCTCTCAGCAGAGCCTCTAAAACCCTGAAATCCAAATACGctcaattttctcattttatatTCATAGGCAGGGCCAACAACGGCACAGCCCCAGTAGCCAATAGTTGTAATAGTAGATTGGTTTCACCCTATTGCCAGTTGGGTTGGGGTCAAAATGCCTTCTTTTGCTCACATTCTTGTCGACATAGCATCAAAGACGGTTCAAGCATAGATTTAAGTCAATACCCTTGTGATAAAATTCGTAACTTCTCAATTATTGCCCACGTTGATCATGGGAAGTCCACTTTAGCTGACCGGCTTTTGGAGCTCACTGGTACCATTAGAAAAGGACACGGTCAACCTCAGTACCTTGACAAATTGCAG GTAGAAAGAGAGCGAGGAATAACTGTTAAGGCGCAGACAGCAACTATGTTTCATAAGCACAACTTCTTGGGGAGTGATACGTACTTTTTACTGAACCTGATTGATACGCCTGGGCATGTGGATTTCAGCTATGAAGTTTCGAGATCTTTGGCAGCTTGCCAGGGTGCCCTTTTAGTGGTTGATGCAGCACAAGGGGTCCAAGCGCAAACTGTTGCAAACTTTTATTTAGCTTTTGAATCCAACTTGGCTATAATCCCTGTTATAAACAAAATTGATCAGCCAACTGCTGATCCAGACCGTGTGAAAGCACAATTGAAATCCATGTTTGATCTTGATCCAAGTGACGCACTGTTAACATCTGCAAAAACAGGACAAGGTTTGGAGAAGGTTCTTCCGGCTGTCATTGAGCGGATACCTCCTCCTCCTGGAAAAAGTAATTCCCCTTTACGTATGCTCTTGTTAGATTCTTATTATGACGAGTACAAGGGAGTTATATGCCACGTAGCAGTTGTTGATGGTGCTGTAAGAAAGGGCGATAAGATTTCATCTGCTGCAACTGGTCGATCCTATGAAATTTCGGACGTTGGGATCATGCATCCTGAACTCATCCCTACTGGAGTGCTTTTAACTGGACAAGTTGGATATGTAGTCAGTGGCATGCGATCAACTAAAGAGGCTCGTGTTGGAGACACTCTTCATCATTGTCGAAGCACTGTGGAACCCCTTCCAG GTTTCAAGCCAGCAAAACATATGGTATTTTCTGGCCTATATCCTGCTGATGGATCTGATTTTGAAGCACTTAACCATGCTATAGAGAGACTGATGTGCAATGATGCCAGTGTTTCTGTTACTAAAGAGACTAGCTCAGCACTTGGCATGGGTTTTAG GTGTGGTTTCTTGGGGTTACTTCACATGGATGTTTTTCACCAGAGGCTTGAACAG GAACATGAAGCACATGTCATTTCAACTGTTCCGACTGTACCATATATTTTCGAGTACTCAGATGGAAG GTATGTCGGGTCTGTTATAACTCTTTGCTCTGAGCGGCGGGGGGAGCAGCTAGAGTACTCATTTATCGATAG TCAACGTGCTTTTATGAAATACCGTTTACCATTACGAGAAATTGTTGTGGACTTTTACAACGAATTGAAGAGTATAACATCTGGATACGCATCATTTGATTATGAGGATGCAGG ATACCAGACCTCAGATTTGGTGAAACTTGATGTTCTCTTAAATGGTCAATCAGTTGATGCTATGGCGACTATTGTCCATAAATCAAAGGCACAACGTGTTGGCCGAGAACTTGTGGAGAAGCTGAAGAAATTCATTGACAG GCAAATGTTTGAGATAACAATACAAGCTGCCATTGGATCAAAGGTCATTGCCAGAGAAAC GCTCTCGGCTATGAGGAAAAATGTACTTGCAAAGTGCTATGGTGGTGATGTTACCAGAAAGAGGAAATTGTTGGAGAAGCAGAAAGAAGGGAAGAGGAGAATGAAGCGTGTTGGCTCTGTTGATATACCTCAAGAGGCTTTTCATGAGCTATTGAAGAGTTCATGA
- the LOC113751142 gene encoding translation factor GUF1 homolog, mitochondrial isoform X1, which produces MVSLSRASKTLKSKYAQFSHFIFIGRANNGTAPVANSCNSRLVSPYCQLGWGQNAFFCSHSCRHSIKDGSSIDLSQYPCDKIRNFSIIAHVDHGKSTLADRLLELTGTIRKGHGQPQYLDKLQVERERGITVKAQTATMFHKHNFLGSDTYFLLNLIDTPGHVDFSYEVSRSLAACQGALLVVDAAQGVQAQTVANFYLAFESNLAIIPVINKIDQPTADPDRVKAQLKSMFDLDPSDALLTSAKTGQGLEKVLPAVIERIPPPPGKSNSPLRMLLLDSYYDEYKGVICHVAVVDGAVRKGDKISSAATGRSYEISDVGIMHPELIPTGVLLTGQVGYVVSGMRSTKEARVGDTLHHCRSTVEPLPGFKPAKHMVFSGLYPADGSDFEALNHAIERLMCNDASVSVTKETSSALGMGFRCGFLGLLHMDVFHQRLEQEHEAHVISTVPTVPYIFEYSDGSKLIVQNPATLPSNPKHRLTACLEPTVVATIIIPSEYVGSVITLCSERRGEQLEYSFIDSQRAFMKYRLPLREIVVDFYNELKSITSGYASFDYEDAGYQTSDLVKLDVLLNGQSVDAMATIVHKSKAQRVGRELVEKLKKFIDRQMFEITIQAAIGSKVIARETLSAMRKNVLAKCYGGDVTRKRKLLEKQKEGKRRMKRVGSVDIPQEAFHELLKSS; this is translated from the exons ATGGTCTCTCTCAGCAGAGCCTCTAAAACCCTGAAATCCAAATACGctcaattttctcattttatatTCATAGGCAGGGCCAACAACGGCACAGCCCCAGTAGCCAATAGTTGTAATAGTAGATTGGTTTCACCCTATTGCCAGTTGGGTTGGGGTCAAAATGCCTTCTTTTGCTCACATTCTTGTCGACATAGCATCAAAGACGGTTCAAGCATAGATTTAAGTCAATACCCTTGTGATAAAATTCGTAACTTCTCAATTATTGCCCACGTTGATCATGGGAAGTCCACTTTAGCTGACCGGCTTTTGGAGCTCACTGGTACCATTAGAAAAGGACACGGTCAACCTCAGTACCTTGACAAATTGCAG GTAGAAAGAGAGCGAGGAATAACTGTTAAGGCGCAGACAGCAACTATGTTTCATAAGCACAACTTCTTGGGGAGTGATACGTACTTTTTACTGAACCTGATTGATACGCCTGGGCATGTGGATTTCAGCTATGAAGTTTCGAGATCTTTGGCAGCTTGCCAGGGTGCCCTTTTAGTGGTTGATGCAGCACAAGGGGTCCAAGCGCAAACTGTTGCAAACTTTTATTTAGCTTTTGAATCCAACTTGGCTATAATCCCTGTTATAAACAAAATTGATCAGCCAACTGCTGATCCAGACCGTGTGAAAGCACAATTGAAATCCATGTTTGATCTTGATCCAAGTGACGCACTGTTAACATCTGCAAAAACAGGACAAGGTTTGGAGAAGGTTCTTCCGGCTGTCATTGAGCGGATACCTCCTCCTCCTGGAAAAAGTAATTCCCCTTTACGTATGCTCTTGTTAGATTCTTATTATGACGAGTACAAGGGAGTTATATGCCACGTAGCAGTTGTTGATGGTGCTGTAAGAAAGGGCGATAAGATTTCATCTGCTGCAACTGGTCGATCCTATGAAATTTCGGACGTTGGGATCATGCATCCTGAACTCATCCCTACTGGAGTGCTTTTAACTGGACAAGTTGGATATGTAGTCAGTGGCATGCGATCAACTAAAGAGGCTCGTGTTGGAGACACTCTTCATCATTGTCGAAGCACTGTGGAACCCCTTCCAG GTTTCAAGCCAGCAAAACATATGGTATTTTCTGGCCTATATCCTGCTGATGGATCTGATTTTGAAGCACTTAACCATGCTATAGAGAGACTGATGTGCAATGATGCCAGTGTTTCTGTTACTAAAGAGACTAGCTCAGCACTTGGCATGGGTTTTAG GTGTGGTTTCTTGGGGTTACTTCACATGGATGTTTTTCACCAGAGGCTTGAACAG GAACATGAAGCACATGTCATTTCAACTGTTCCGACTGTACCATATATTTTCGAGTACTCAGATGGAAG CAAGTTAATAGTTCAGAATCCTGCTACATTGCCTTCAAATCCCAAGCATCGTTTGACAGCTTGCTTGGAACCTACTGTGGTAGCTACGATAATTATCCCTAGTGA GTATGTCGGGTCTGTTATAACTCTTTGCTCTGAGCGGCGGGGGGAGCAGCTAGAGTACTCATTTATCGATAG TCAACGTGCTTTTATGAAATACCGTTTACCATTACGAGAAATTGTTGTGGACTTTTACAACGAATTGAAGAGTATAACATCTGGATACGCATCATTTGATTATGAGGATGCAGG ATACCAGACCTCAGATTTGGTGAAACTTGATGTTCTCTTAAATGGTCAATCAGTTGATGCTATGGCGACTATTGTCCATAAATCAAAGGCACAACGTGTTGGCCGAGAACTTGTGGAGAAGCTGAAGAAATTCATTGACAG GCAAATGTTTGAGATAACAATACAAGCTGCCATTGGATCAAAGGTCATTGCCAGAGAAAC GCTCTCGGCTATGAGGAAAAATGTACTTGCAAAGTGCTATGGTGGTGATGTTACCAGAAAGAGGAAATTGTTGGAGAAGCAGAAAGAAGGGAAGAGGAGAATGAAGCGTGTTGGCTCTGTTGATATACCTCAAGAGGCTTTTCATGAGCTATTGAAGAGTTCATGA
- the LOC113752796 gene encoding probable WRKY transcription factor 72: MAEDKISDDSVSHHAVECSKEAFKDDEFESAKAEMSEVREENARLKTLLEKIEKDYKSLQMRFVDICQPEANKKSDHDPPPSGNGQIEELELVSLCLGRSPSDPKKNNNDSSSSFKNRKEDENLKEGLKLGLDFNCFQDCKSDAIDLSTDPSPDNSALESKEEEAAGETWPPSKVLKAMRNEDDDLSQASIKRARVSVRARCDTPTMSDGCQWRKYGQKIAKGNPCPRAYYRCTVAPSCPVRKQVQRCAEDMSILITTYEGTHNHPLPVSATAMASATAAAASMLLSGSSSSEPGLGPAATTNLRSNLHGLNVNLSDNSKYHPYYLPNSSSSPFPSITLDLTTNPSTSSAQFNMFSSTSLQSRLPSTSLSFSPSQTNVPPALWSNNNLNYGAISYNKNQMISTLSSGRTSQEHLYQPFKQKNYQAPASQQALTETLTKAITSDPSFRSVIAAAITTMVGGGGATPANIKVENLGKKLKWDEQMTVTSSNGCTSSFLSQSSSSASQSVNLRKQRTQPAFSVSIGAPSATPVDDMDQTNSGEP, encoded by the exons ATGGCAGAAGATAAGATAAGTGACGATTCTGTTAGCCATCATGCTGTGGAATGCAGTAAAGAAGCTTTCAAG GATGATGAATTTGAATCTGCAAAAGCAGAAATGAGTGAAGTCAGAGAAGAGAATGCCAGGCTAAAGACACTGCTGGAGAAAATAGAGAAGGACTACAAGTCCCTTCAAATGCGCTTTGTTGATATTTGTCAGCCAGAAGCCAATAAGAAAAGCGATCATGATCCACCTCCTTCAGGAAATGGACAAATTGAAGAACTTGAACTTGTATCTCTTTGTCTTGGAAGAAGTCCAAGTGACCCAAAGAAGAACAATAATGATAGCAGCAGCTCTTTCAAGAATAGAAAAGAGGATGAAAATTTGAAGGAAGGTCTTAAGCTTGGTTTAGACTTCAATTGTTTCCAAGACTGTAAATCAGATGCTATAGATCTCAGCACCGATCCAAGCCCTGACAACAGCGCATTAGAATCCAAAGAAGAGGAAGCTGCAGGAGAAACATGGCCACCCAGCAAAGTTCTGAAGGCAATGAGAAACGAAGATGACGATCTTTCTCAAGCTAGTATTAAGAGAGCTAGGGTTTCTGTCCGAGCAAGATGTGATACCCCTACT ATGAGTGATGGATGCCAATGGAGAAAGTACGGACAAAAGATTGCTAAGGGTAATCCTTGCCCTCGAGCATATTATCGTTGCACTGTTGCTCCTTCATGCCCGGTTAGGAAGCAG GTGCAACGATGTGCTGAGGACATGTCCATATTGATTACTACCTATGAAGGAACCCATAACCATCCACTTCCAGTTTCAGCCACAGCCATGGCCTCAGCCACAGCCGCAGCAGCGTCCATGCTTCTATCCGGCTCTTCGAGTTCTGAACCTGGACTCGGACCAGCAGCTACGACTAACTTAAGAAGCAATCTACATGGCCTAAATGTTAACCTGTCCGACAACTCAAAATATCATCCATATTATCTGCCTAACTCTTCCTCATCTCCATTTCCCAGTATCACTCTGGACCTTACCACTAATCCATCCACTTCATCTGCTCAATTCAACATGTTCTCCTCCACCAGCCTTCAATCTAGACTTCCTTCAACAAGTTTGAGCTTCTCACCATCACAAACAAACGTCCCCCCAGCACTTTGGAGCAATAATAACCTCAATTATGGTGCAATATCCTATAACAAGAACCAAATGATTAGCACTTTATCATCTGGAAGAACGTCCCAAGAGCACCTCTACCAGCCATTCAAGCAGAAGAACTACCAAGCACCAGCCTCACAGCAGGCTTTGACAGAAACATTAACTAAAGCAATCACATCAGATCCTAGTTTCCGTTCAGTTATAGCAGCTGCAATTACAACAATGGTTGGTGGAGGTGGTGCAACTCCAGCAAACATTAAGGTGGAAAATTTAGGCAAAAAGTTGAAGTGGGATGAGCAAATGACCGTCACCTCTTCTAATGGTTGCACATCAAGCTTTCTGAGCCAATCATCATCTTCAGCTTCGCAAAGTGTGAATTTGAGGAAGCAACGAACTCAGCCGGCATTTTCGGTATCCATTGGTGCTCCGTCCGCGACTCCTGTTGATGACATGGATCAAACCAACTCTGGAGAGCCATGA